A genomic segment from Salvia splendens isolate huo1 unplaced genomic scaffold, SspV2 ctg284, whole genome shotgun sequence encodes:
- the LOC121789586 gene encoding zinc finger MYM-type protein 1-like → MSKRRKTHDSSSSPASSSLPSSSPASSTPPSSSPPSSSPASNSIGIVSPSDASVPLHEEELIYDIEKLHHDPIRRTDIMKYPPNERDTIRRAYILRKPCQPRTFSFPQKEVGGSRRRFMVSCWTCGGDAFVNKGFKSWNKPDRFIKHIGGVRSAHNIAYEKYVNLRDGKKKSILVSLDNVSDVINNEYNVRLKASISCLRYLLGQGMAFRGHREGEDSLNRGNFLELLKWLKAHNEVISKVTLENAPGNCQLTSPTIQKDIINCCAKETMKRIVDDLGDDYFAILADESSDVSQKEQLALCLRYVEKKRGKVVERFIGLVHVGDTTSLSLRSAIMTLLVEHSLSPSKIRGQGYDGASNMKGEIHGLKTLIMKDTPSAYYVHCFAHQLQLTLVAISKKNDDCSWLFETVGILLNVIGVSCKRNELLREVQAQKVAQALEIGELESGSGLNQELSLKRPGDTRWSSHYKTLLNIMDLFSTIFEVLTMIGKKDSVFDDKGKAQGILYLLESFDFVFMAQLMTTIFGYTNNLCLALQRRDQDIINAMRLVTLTKDQLQKMREDGWEIHLNKVISICNKHGIVVPDMKAHYSPHGRSKRFVQQVSYLHHFRVDVFIKVIDFLLQELDNQFDEVNMELLRCMACFNPKDGFSSFDKEKVLKLATFYPSDFSNIDLMDLECQLDIFIGDMRSDEDFQNLRDISSLLMKLVETKRDVVYSRVVLLIKLILILPVATASVERVFSGMTFVKNKLRNRMGDQPLNDCLVTFIEKDVFLQVSDDDIVNRFEEMKTRRKIN, encoded by the exons ATGTCCAAAAGGAGAAAAACTCATGATAGTTCAAGCTCTCCGGCTTCAAGCTCTCTACCTTCAAGCTCTCCGGCTTCAAGCACTCCACCTTCAAGCTCTCCACCTTCAAGCTCTCCGGCTTCAAATTCAATTGGTATTGTATCTCCTTCAGATGCTAGTGTGCCATTACATGAGGAAGAATTGATTTATGATATCGAAAAACTTCATCATGATCCTATTAGAAGAACCGATATAATGAAATATCCTCCAAATGAGCGAGATACAATTAGGAGGGCGTATATTCTTAGAAAACCTTGTCAGCCAAgaactttttcttttcctcaaaAAGAAGTTGGAGGTTCGCGTCGTCGGTTTATGGTTTCATG TTGGACATGCGGGGGTGATGCATTTGTGAATAAAGGATTTAAGTCGTGGAATAAGCCGGACCGATTTATAAAACATATTGGTGGAGTTAGAAGTGCTCATAATATTGCTTATGAGAAATATGTGAACTTGAGGGATGGCAAAAAGAAATCGATTTTGGTTTCTTTAGATAATGTTAGTGATGTGATTAACAACGAATATAATGTTCGCTTGAAGGCTTCAATTTCTTGTTTACGTTACCTATTGGGACAAGGCATGGCATTTCGTGGTCACAGGGAAGGTGAAGATTCCCTTAATAGGGGAAATTTTCTTGAACTTTTAAAATGGTTGAAGGCACATAATGAAGTTATTTCAAAAGTGACTTTGGAAAATGCCCCTGGAAATTGTCAATTGACATCTCCAACTATTCAAAAAGACATCATCAATTGTTGTGCTAAAGAAACAATGAAGAGAATTGTGGATGATCTTGGTGATGACTACTTTGCTATATTAGCTGATGAATCTAGTGATGTGTCCCAAAAGGAACAACTGGCTCTTTGTTTGCGCTATGTTGAAAAGAAAAGGGGAAAGGTAGTTGAACGATTCATTGGTCTTGTGCATGTTGGTGATACTACATCTTTGTCTCTTAGAAGTGCAATTATGACTTTACTTGTTGAACATTCATTAAGCCCATCCAAGATTCGAGGGCAAGGATATGATGGGGCTAGTAACATGAAGGGTGAGATACATGGACTCAAGACTTTGATCATGAAAGATACTCCAAGCGCTTACTACGTACATTGCTTTGCCCACCAGCTTCAACTAACATTGGTAGCCATTTCAAAAAAGAACGATGATTGTAGTTGGCTTTTTGAAACTGTTGGTATTTTGTTGAATGTAATTGGAGTTTCTTGTAAGAGAAATGAATTGCTTCGCGAAGTTCAAGCACAAAAAGTTGCTCAAGCCTTGGAAATTGGTGAACTTGAATCGGGATCGGGGTTGAATCAAGAACTTAGTTTGAAGAGGCCTGGAGACACTCGTTGGAGTTCTCACTACAAGACTCTTTTGAATATCATGGACTTATTTTCTACAATTTTTGAAGTTCTTACGATGATTGGAAAGAAAGATTCCGTTTTCGATGATAAGGGAAAAGCTCAAGGCATTTTGTACTTACTAGAGTCATTTGATTTCGTGTTTATGGCACAACTAATGACTACTATATTTGGGTACACTAACAATTTGTGTCTTGCTTTgcaaagaagagatcaagacaTCATTAATGCTATGAGGCTTGTCACTTTAACCAAGGATCAACTACAGAAAATGAGGGAGGATGGATGGGAGATTCACTTGAACAAGGTAATCTCAATTTGCAATAAACATGGCATTGTTGTTCCAGATATGAAAGCTCACTATAGCCCTCATGGAAGATCAAAACGTTTTGTTCAACAAGTTTCATATCTTCATCATTTTCGTGTTGATGTGTTTATCAAAGTGATTGACTTCTTACTTCAAGAACTTGATAATCAATTCGATGAAGTTAATATGGagttgctcagatgtatggctTGCTTCAATCCTAAAGATGGCTTCTCTTCTTTTGACAAGGAAAAGGTACTCAAACTTGCCACTTTTTATCCTTCCGATTTTTCAAACATTGATTTGATGGACCTTGAGTGCCAACTTGATATATTCATTGGAGATATGAGAAGTGATGAAGACTTTCAGAATTTGCGAGATATTAGTTCTCTTTTGATGAAGCTTGTTGAAACAAAAAGAGATGTGGTTTATTCGCGTGTGGTTTTGCTTatcaagttgattttgattcttcCGGTTGCCACTGCAAGTGTAGAGAGGGTGTTTTCTGGAATGACATTTGTGAAGAATAAGTTGAGAAATAGAATGGGTGATCAACCTTTGAACGATTGTTTGGTCACTTTCATTGAGAAAGATGTGTTTCTACAAGTATCCGATGATGATATAGTGAATCGTTTTGAAGAAATGAAGACTCgtcgaaaaataaattag
- the LOC121789583 gene encoding rho GDP-dissociation inhibitor 1-like has protein sequence MGSDSDRDPDIESDSEGNVSRHHSQSSCPTEDDEDLSLHLGPKVSLKEHLEKDKDDESLRRWKEQLIGSVDANAVEENQEPDVKILSLAIVSPGRPDVLLPITEGENPKGLWFTLKEGSHYHLKFNIKVSNDIVCGLKYTNTVWKTGVKVDSSKEMLGTFSPQADPYTQEMPEETTPAGIFARGQYTARSKFVDDDNKCYLDINYTFDIQKDWSKH, from the exons ATGGGATCTGATTCAGATAGAGATCCCGACATAGAATCCGATTCGGAAGGGAATGTGAGCCGGCATCACAGTCAATCTTCATGCCCTACCGAAGATGATGAAGACTTGAGCTTGCATTTAGGCCCAAAAGTTAGCCTCAAGGAACATCTCGAGAAAGACAAG GATGATGAGAGCTTAAGGAGGTGGAAGGAGCAATTGATTGGAAGTGTTGATGCTAATGCTGTTGAAG AGAATCAAGAACCGGACGTAAAAATCTTGAGCCTAGCGATAGTTTCGCCAGGAAGGCCGGATGTTTTGCTTCCAATCACGGAAGGCGAAAACCCTAAAGGGTTGTGGTTTACTCTCAAGGAAGGAAGCCATTACCATCTCAAATTCAATATCAAAGTCAGCAACGACATCGTTTGCGGCCTCAAGTATACCAACACTGTTTGGAAGACTGGAGTCAAAG TTGATAGCTCCAAAGAAATGCTGGGAACGTTTAGCCCTCAAGCAGACCCTTATACACAAGAAATGCCCGAAGAGACTACTCCTGCTGGCATTTTTGCTAGAGGACAATACACTGCAAGATCTAAG TTTGTTGATGATGACAATAAGTGCTACTTGGACATCAACTACACTTTTGACATCCAGAAAGACTGGTCCAAACATTGA